In the genome of Ignavibacteriales bacterium, one region contains:
- a CDS encoding YfhO family protein → MSKAKKILKETKSQQDTLFSKFNLDEFIPSKHHVWIVILLLIVLYLIFLNPLYFGEKTFQSGDIINMESSKSYVNQDREGFSLWNPYIFCGIPAYATGTEKTWFNLIYMVNYSLRSAFTSFFSVDYAMWTFYLIIMSISSFFLMKHISGRTSIGLFTAVATGFSTGLIVFLYIGHVTKLISLCMYPLLFLMLLRFQKKIKLLDILLLIVTMQIFVQGFHVQIIYYTLLAVAIYFIYYFFHSLKTKNIELRNNLVKSAVIFVGAAAIAVLIQIDSLTQIYEYTPYSTRGTQGILEKASENTDKASSDYYDYHTEWSFSPGEVLTFIVPSFYGFGNSTYNGPLTNNQSVEVNTYFGQMRFVDVAMYMGVVVFFLSLFAVFMDWKNPLVRFLTILSGFALLVSFGKTFPVVFDLLFYNLPFFDKFRVPSMILVLVQMSLPVLAGIGLMKIINLKKEKDEKSLMLVRNISFVFLALFVISILANSALAGWFTGRVNEYAQSVSASNQRLAQYHQAFAQYSSDMFTGDLLIGMGFLTILFWSAYFYLKGKLSADVLVVVAILLTLTDLWRIDSRGAKYTDSPDKRNMFAEPQYITAIKNQNDKEPYRIFNLKQDQSYGAFNANSNYHAYFLIEDFYGYSGIKPRAYQDILDVVGPANQVLWRMLNVKYLVVDKPSMMPDYSSVLEGETASVYKNENVLPRAYIVDKIEKKTPLEMLNTFKEGTMDPKQLAFVEEDIKVDIPDSTASSNIKEYSEAKTVVEVNSTGSNFLFFGNTYHPGWKALVDGNETKVYKTNHGFMGIVVPKGKHIVAFKFAPESFFISKNIALVLSSLVMLGLVFAVVLELKKKKVKA, encoded by the coding sequence ATGTCGAAAGCAAAAAAGATACTTAAAGAAACAAAATCCCAGCAGGATACTTTATTCTCAAAGTTTAATCTTGATGAGTTCATTCCCTCAAAACACCACGTATGGATAGTAATTCTTCTGCTCATTGTTTTGTACCTGATCTTTCTTAATCCGCTATACTTCGGGGAAAAGACTTTCCAGTCAGGCGATATAATAAATATGGAAAGTTCAAAGTCATACGTTAACCAGGATAGGGAAGGATTCTCTCTCTGGAATCCGTATATCTTCTGCGGAATTCCGGCTTACGCAACAGGTACTGAAAAAACATGGTTCAATCTCATCTATATGGTTAACTATTCCTTAAGAAGCGCGTTTACAAGTTTCTTTTCAGTTGACTATGCAATGTGGACATTCTATCTGATCATTATGTCAATATCATCATTCTTTTTGATGAAGCACATCTCAGGAAGAACAAGTATAGGATTGTTTACAGCGGTCGCTACAGGATTCAGTACAGGGTTAATTGTATTTTTGTATATCGGACACGTAACAAAATTAATCTCTTTGTGTATGTACCCGTTACTGTTCCTGATGCTGTTGAGGTTCCAGAAAAAGATAAAACTGCTTGATATACTTTTGCTTATTGTAACAATGCAGATATTTGTTCAGGGTTTCCATGTTCAGATTATTTATTATACACTTTTAGCAGTAGCGATTTATTTCATTTACTATTTCTTCCATTCGCTTAAAACAAAAAATATTGAACTGAGAAATAACCTTGTAAAATCAGCAGTGATATTTGTTGGTGCGGCTGCAATTGCTGTACTGATTCAAATCGACAGCTTAACACAGATATATGAATACACCCCGTACTCAACAAGAGGTACACAGGGAATATTGGAGAAGGCTTCTGAAAATACCGACAAAGCTTCATCAGATTATTATGACTATCATACAGAATGGTCGTTCTCTCCGGGTGAAGTATTAACATTTATCGTTCCCTCATTTTATGGATTCGGAAACTCGACGTACAACGGTCCGCTGACCAACAATCAATCTGTTGAAGTAAATACATATTTTGGTCAGATGCGTTTTGTTGATGTAGCTATGTATATGGGAGTCGTGGTTTTCTTCCTTTCACTCTTTGCAGTTTTTATGGATTGGAAAAATCCGCTTGTCAGGTTTTTGACGATACTGTCGGGATTTGCTCTGCTGGTTTCTTTCGGAAAAACTTTTCCTGTAGTGTTTGATCTTTTATTCTATAACCTTCCGTTCTTTGATAAGTTCAGAGTCCCTTCAATGATACTCGTACTTGTTCAAATGAGTCTGCCTGTTCTTGCCGGAATAGGTTTGATGAAGATCATTAATCTTAAAAAAGAAAAAGATGAAAAATCATTAATGCTGGTAAGAAATATTTCATTTGTTTTTCTTGCCCTGTTTGTGATTTCAATCTTAGCAAACAGTGCTTTGGCAGGCTGGTTTACGGGAAGAGTAAACGAATACGCTCAATCGGTTTCGGCAAGCAACCAACGGCTGGCACAATATCACCAGGCATTTGCTCAATATTCTTCTGATATGTTTACAGGTGATCTATTAATTGGAATGGGTTTTCTTACAATACTTTTCTGGTCAGCATATTTTTATTTAAAAGGAAAACTAAGCGCAGATGTTCTGGTCGTGGTAGCTATTCTTCTGACTCTTACTGATTTATGGAGAATCGATTCACGCGGCGCAAAATATACAGACAGCCCCGATAAAAGAAATATGTTTGCGGAGCCTCAATACATTACCGCGATTAAAAATCAGAATGATAAAGAACCTTACAGGATTTTTAATCTCAAGCAAGATCAGTCATACGGCGCATTTAATGCTAACTCAAATTATCATGCTTATTTTTTAATTGAAGATTTTTATGGTTACTCGGGAATAAAACCAAGAGCTTACCAGGATATACTCGATGTGGTCGGTCCTGCGAACCAGGTACTGTGGCGAATGTTGAATGTAAAATATCTCGTTGTTGATAAACCTTCTATGATGCCGGATTATTCGTCTGTACTTGAAGGTGAAACTGCATCGGTTTATAAAAATGAAAATGTGCTGCCCCGGGCTTACATCGTGGATAAAATTGAAAAGAAAACTCCGCTTGAAATGTTGAATACATTTAAAGAAGGAACTATGGACCCCAAACAATTAGCCTTTGTTGAAGAGGATATTAAAGTAGATATACCTGACAGTACCGCTTCATCAAATATAAAGGAATATAGTGAAGCTAAAACTGTAGTTGAAGTAAACTCGACCGGCAGCAACTTTTTATTTTTTGGCAACACATATCACCCCGGCTGGAAAGCCTTAGTTGACGGAAACGAAACAAAGGTTTATAAAACAAATCATGGTTTTATGGGAATTGTTGTGCCGAAGGGTAAGCATATCGTAGCATTCAAATTTGCGCCGGAGAGTTTTTTCATATCAAAAAATATTGCATTGGTATTAAGTTCTTTGGTAATGCTGGGATTAGTATTTGCTGTTGTTCTTGAACTGAAAAAGAAAAAAGTTAAAGCTTAA
- a CDS encoding methyltransferase domain-containing protein: protein MHYDPVKNIFATLIKITPAFRILFFKILDIMFLRSWYVRRELRNIRSHFKDKSINIYDAGTGYSQYVYFMVNNLKPCSIYAVDVKEDWIKDISKFYKKIDREEVAFGVEDLTAIDHEQKFDLIISVDVMEHIVEDVKVFENFHRALKPGGILLINTPSIYGGSDVHDEHDESFVGEHARNGYSIEELEKKLHPFGFNTKKSFYTYGFWGTLAWRLGIKYPILMVNISKLLLILLPVYFVLTFPFTLLFMYIDFKGTNKTGTGLTFIAEKKI from the coding sequence ATGCATTACGACCCCGTAAAAAATATATTCGCAACATTAATAAAAATTACTCCGGCATTCAGAATTTTATTTTTTAAAATTCTCGATATCATGTTCCTTCGTTCATGGTACGTTAGAAGAGAGTTAAGAAATATCCGCAGTCACTTTAAAGATAAGAGCATAAATATTTATGATGCAGGAACAGGCTACAGCCAGTATGTTTATTTTATGGTGAACAATCTTAAGCCTTGCAGCATTTATGCTGTTGATGTTAAAGAGGACTGGATAAAAGACATTTCAAAGTTTTATAAAAAGATCGACAGAGAAGAGGTTGCATTCGGAGTTGAAGATTTAACCGCGATAGATCATGAACAAAAATTTGATCTTATCATTAGTGTTGATGTAATGGAACACATTGTTGAAGATGTAAAAGTCTTTGAGAATTTTCATCGTGCTCTAAAACCGGGGGGAATTCTTTTAATCAACACTCCATCAATTTACGGCGGCAGTGATGTTCACGATGAACACGATGAAAGTTTTGTCGGCGAGCATGCACGTAACGGCTATTCAATTGAAGAACTTGAAAAGAAACTTCATCCGTTCGGATTTAACACTAAAAAGTCGTTTTACACATATGGATTCTGGGGTACCTTAGCATGGAGACTTGGAATTAAATACCCGATTCTTATGGTAAATATTTCTAAACTGTTATTGATACTGCTTCCTGTGTATTTTGTGCTGACGTTTCCATTTACACTTTTGTTTATGTACATCGATTTTAAGGGGACGAATAAAACAGGTACCGGATTAACATTCATCGCAGAAAAAAAAATATAA
- a CDS encoding glycosyltransferase has translation MKIVIISAAYPLRGGIAHSAGLLYKELSIGHEVKLITFKRQYPKFLFPGKSQTESTETIDKIPSEVILDSINPFNWSKTAEHILEFKPELVIFKHWLPFFAPCYGWIAKKIKNKSSAKMIAVCHNIIPHEKRLGDKLLSKYFLKSIDYFIPLSDQVTKDLHLFIEKPVYKLLPLPVFSLFGDKVNKQEAKEFLKLDDEKILLFFGFIRDYKGLDILIEAFSIVRKKMDIRLIVAGEFYESEEKYLNLISKHQLENSILLKKDFILTSDVKYYFSASDAVVLPYKSATQSGIVQVAVNFAMPVIAANVGGIGEVIEDGKTGFVVEKENPEKLADAIIRFYKEEKENEFSSNMNSLKEKYSWKNFVKGMFELIN, from the coding sequence ATGAAGATTGTAATTATATCAGCAGCCTATCCTTTACGTGGCGGAATTGCACATTCCGCGGGACTTCTTTACAAAGAACTTTCAATCGGGCATGAAGTAAAATTAATTACATTCAAACGTCAGTACCCGAAATTTTTATTTCCCGGCAAGTCACAGACTGAATCAACAGAGACAATAGATAAAATTCCATCTGAAGTAATACTGGATTCAATTAATCCTTTCAACTGGTCAAAAACGGCAGAACATATATTAGAATTCAAACCTGAACTTGTAATCTTCAAACACTGGCTTCCTTTTTTTGCGCCTTGTTACGGATGGATTGCAAAAAAAATTAAAAATAAATCATCAGCAAAGATGATTGCTGTTTGTCACAATATTATTCCACATGAAAAACGTCTGGGTGACAAACTTCTTTCAAAATATTTTCTAAAGAGTATCGATTACTTCATACCTTTATCAGACCAGGTTACAAAAGATCTTCACCTGTTTATCGAAAAACCTGTTTACAAACTATTACCTCTTCCGGTGTTTTCATTGTTTGGCGACAAGGTAAATAAGCAGGAAGCAAAAGAATTTCTAAAACTTGATGATGAAAAAATACTCCTGTTTTTCGGATTCATACGCGACTATAAAGGACTTGATATTTTAATTGAAGCTTTTTCAATTGTCAGAAAAAAAATGGATATAAGACTTATTGTTGCCGGTGAGTTTTATGAATCCGAAGAAAAGTATTTAAACCTTATCTCAAAACATCAACTTGAAAATTCTATACTTCTAAAAAAAGATTTTATTCTTACTTCGGATGTTAAGTATTATTTTTCCGCATCGGATGCTGTTGTACTTCCGTATAAATCAGCTACACAGAGCGGAATAGTACAGGTTGCTGTTAACTTTGCTATGCCTGTAATCGCGGCAAATGTCGGCGGTATCGGTGAAGTGATTGAAGATGGTAAAACAGGATTTGTGGTTGAAAAGGAGAATCCTGAAAAACTTGCAGACGCAATCATCAGGTTTTATAAAGAAGAAAAAGAAAACGAATTTTCTTCAAATATGAATTCGCTTAAAGAAAAATATTCCTGGAAAAATTTTGTTAAGGGAATGTTTGAATTGATAAATTAA
- a CDS encoding glycosyltransferase, with the protein MNKSENKEQGGQGYHRKSHYNRRRRHPYNRQNQQQIVKEKTSFKKLSVLVPLLNEQESLNPLVNEIKKALRQIEISWEVVFVDDGSTDNSLQIIKEIARIDRRFKFVSFKKNYGKSAALNVGFKNVTGDVVITMDADLQDDPNEIPALLKKLDSGFDLVSGWKKKRHDPFIKKYSSKFFNFVTRLMSGIKLHDFNCGLKAYRKEVTENIKVYGELHRYMPVLADWAGFSVTEIPVTHHPRRYGKTKFGISRFFKGFVDLITVMFTTRYIKRPMHLFGFLGALSVLAGLLINGYLTYEWIMGKYLSNRPMLFLGMLLIIVGMQFFSVGLLGEMMVHNFMDDKEYVIKDKG; encoded by the coding sequence ATAAATAAATCTGAAAATAAAGAACAGGGCGGACAGGGATATCACAGGAAGAGCCACTACAACAGACGAAGAAGACATCCTTACAACAGGCAGAATCAGCAACAGATAGTAAAAGAAAAAACATCTTTCAAGAAATTGTCTGTACTGGTTCCTCTTTTAAATGAACAGGAATCACTTAATCCATTAGTGAATGAAATAAAAAAAGCGCTGCGGCAGATAGAGATTTCCTGGGAAGTTGTTTTTGTTGATGACGGAAGTACAGATAATTCGCTTCAAATAATTAAAGAGATTGCCAGGATTGACAGGCGATTTAAATTTGTAAGCTTTAAAAAGAATTACGGAAAATCTGCTGCTCTAAATGTCGGTTTTAAGAATGTAACAGGTGATGTAGTAATAACAATGGATGCAGACCTCCAGGATGACCCAAATGAAATTCCTGCCCTATTAAAAAAATTGGATAGCGGATTTGATCTTGTTTCCGGCTGGAAGAAAAAACGACACGATCCATTCATAAAAAAATATTCATCAAAATTTTTCAACTTTGTTACTCGCTTAATGAGCGGTATTAAACTGCATGATTTTAATTGCGGTTTAAAAGCATACAGAAAAGAAGTGACTGAAAACATAAAGGTTTATGGAGAGCTTCACCGCTATATGCCAGTGCTTGCGGATTGGGCTGGCTTTTCAGTTACTGAAATTCCTGTAACGCATCATCCGAGAAGATATGGAAAAACAAAATTCGGTATATCAAGATTCTTTAAAGGATTTGTTGATTTGATCACCGTGATGTTCACAACCCGCTATATCAAAAGACCGATGCACCTGTTCGGATTTTTAGGAGCATTGAGTGTATTAGCCGGCTTACTTATTAACGGATATCTTACCTACGAATGGATAATGGGAAAATATTTGAGTAACAGACCGATGTTGTTCTTAGGAATGCTTTTAATAATAGTTGGAATGCAATTCTTTTCCGTCGGGTTATTAGGGGAAATGATGGTCCATAATTTTATGGATGATAAAGAATATGTCATAAAGGATAAGGGATAA
- the sufB gene encoding Fe-S cluster assembly protein SufB — MSSTEVTKIEQLANTEYKYGFVTDIESESLPNGLNEDIIRQLSAIKQEPEFLLEWRLKAYRHWLSMEEPHWANVNYPPVNYQDISYYSAPKKKPVLNSLDEVDPELISTFEKLGISLDEQKRLSGVAVDAVFDSVSVATTFKEKLHELGIIFCSFSEAVLNHPDLVKQYLGSVVPSTDNFYAALNSAVFSDGSFVYIPKGVRCPMELSTYFRINAANTGQFERTLIIADEGAYVSYLEGCTAPMRDENQLHAAVVELVALDNAQIKYSTVQNWYAGDKEGKGGIYNFVTKRGACRGVNSKISWTQVETGSAITWKYPSCILQGDNSIGEFYSVAVTNNMQQADTGTKMIHLGKNTKSTIISKGISAGKSNNSYRGLVRIAKNAENARNFSQCDSLLLGDKCGAHTFPYLEVNNSTAQIEHEATTSKIGEDQIFYLNQRGISTEDAIGLIVNGYCKEVFKELPMEFAVEAQKLLSVSLEGSVG, encoded by the coding sequence ATGAGTTCAACCGAAGTAACGAAGATTGAACAATTAGCAAATACAGAATATAAGTATGGATTTGTAACCGATATTGAGTCCGAATCACTCCCTAATGGATTAAATGAGGATATAATCAGGCAACTTTCAGCTATTAAGCAAGAGCCAGAATTTTTGCTTGAGTGGAGATTGAAAGCATATCGTCACTGGCTATCTATGGAAGAACCGCATTGGGCGAATGTAAATTATCCGCCGGTTAATTATCAGGATATTTCATACTACTCAGCGCCAAAGAAAAAACCTGTGCTTAATTCACTTGATGAAGTTGATCCTGAATTAATTTCTACATTTGAAAAACTCGGTATTTCTCTCGATGAACAAAAAAGATTATCAGGTGTTGCTGTTGATGCTGTATTTGACAGCGTTTCTGTTGCAACAACATTTAAGGAAAAACTGCATGAACTTGGAATAATTTTCTGCTCATTCTCTGAAGCAGTTCTGAATCATCCGGATCTTGTAAAACAATATCTGGGAAGTGTTGTTCCATCGACCGATAATTTTTATGCGGCACTAAATTCAGCGGTGTTCAGCGATGGTTCATTTGTTTATATACCTAAAGGTGTTCGCTGCCCCATGGAACTTTCAACATATTTCAGAATTAATGCGGCTAATACAGGACAGTTTGAACGCACACTTATCATTGCAGATGAAGGTGCTTACGTAAGTTATCTTGAAGGTTGTACAGCTCCAATGCGTGATGAAAATCAGTTACACGCCGCAGTTGTTGAACTTGTTGCGCTTGATAATGCACAAATAAAATATTCGACAGTCCAAAACTGGTACGCTGGAGATAAAGAAGGTAAAGGCGGCATCTATAATTTTGTTACAAAACGAGGTGCCTGCCGTGGAGTTAATTCAAAAATTTCATGGACACAGGTTGAAACAGGTTCAGCAATAACCTGGAAATATCCAAGCTGTATTCTTCAGGGAGATAATTCTATCGGTGAGTTTTATTCAGTTGCAGTAACAAACAATATGCAGCAGGCTGATACCGGAACTAAAATGATTCACCTCGGCAAAAACACCAAGAGTACAATTATATCAAAAGGAATTTCTGCTGGAAAGAGTAATAATAGTTATCGCGGTTTAGTTCGCATTGCAAAGAACGCAGAGAACGCCCGAAATTTTTCACAATGCGACTCTTTGTTACTTGGAGATAAATGCGGCGCACATACTTTCCCTTATCTTGAAGTAAATAATTCAACCGCACAAATAGAACACGAAGCAACAACTTCAAAAATTGGTGAGGACCAGATATTTTATCTTAACCAACGAGGAATATCAACTGAAGATGCTATCGGACTAATTGTTAACGGTTACTGCAAAGAAGTATTCAAAGAACTGCCGATGGAATTTGCAGTTGAAGCACAGAAATTATTAAGTGTAAGTCTTGAAGGAAGTGTAGGATAA
- the sufC gene encoding Fe-S cluster assembly ATPase SufC: MLEIKNLHANIEGKEILKGINLKVSSGEVHAIMGPNGSGKSTLAQVLAGREEYEVTEGEVIFNGKNILELSPEDRAREGMFLAFQYPIEIPGVSNTNLLKTALNEIRKYRGEEELDAMEFLSLIKEKMKLVELDQKLLSRAVNEGFSGGEKKRNEIFQMAVLEPKLSILDETDSGLDIDALRIVANGVNKLKRNDNATIVVTHYQRLLNYIIPDFVHVLYQGKIVKSGGKELALELEEKGYDWVKVQSNELVEN; encoded by the coding sequence ATGCTCGAAATAAAAAACCTTCACGCAAACATTGAAGGAAAAGAAATATTAAAAGGTATCAATTTAAAAGTTAGTTCCGGTGAAGTGCACGCTATTATGGGACCCAACGGTTCAGGTAAAAGTACACTTGCGCAGGTGCTTGCAGGAAGAGAAGAATATGAAGTAACCGAAGGTGAAGTCATCTTCAACGGAAAAAATATTCTTGAACTTTCTCCTGAAGACAGGGCGCGCGAGGGAATGTTCCTTGCGTTTCAATACCCTATTGAAATTCCCGGTGTAAGCAATACTAATCTTTTAAAAACTGCATTGAATGAAATAAGAAAATACCGTGGTGAAGAAGAACTTGACGCGATGGAATTTCTTTCGCTTATAAAAGAAAAAATGAAGTTGGTTGAACTTGACCAGAAATTATTAAGCAGAGCAGTTAATGAAGGATTTTCAGGCGGTGAAAAAAAACGCAACGAAATTTTTCAGATGGCTGTGCTTGAACCAAAATTAAGTATTCTGGATGAAACTGATTCAGGACTTGATATAGACGCTTTACGCATAGTTGCTAACGGTGTTAATAAATTAAAACGAAATGATAACGCCACAATTGTCGTCACACATTACCAGAGATTGCTCAACTATATCATCCCGGATTTTGTACACGTACTTTACCAGGGAAAGATCGTTAAATCAGGCGGTAAAGAGTTAGCTCTTGAGCTTGAAGAAAAAGGTTACGACTGGGTAAAAGTACAGTCCAATGAATTAGTTGAAAATTAA
- the sufD gene encoding Fe-S cluster assembly protein SufD, protein MSQITEFKDWFISNFAELEKSLNGEKEHFIHQLRKEAIDNFSKLNFPNTKDEEWKYTNISPLLNHKFISAKREAAEIKIDISKFLFSKDEHSIITFINGIYSKKNSKIKDLPCGVVVESLSSVEKSNPELVKKYFGKFATTNDNIFTALGTAFVNDGVFIHIPDNKVIEDIIHILYITDANDDSIVVQPRNLIIAGKNSQATIIEHYLSLSDSTYFTNSITEVIVDENAFIDHIKLQEESQNAFHISRMEVDLERSSNFTSHAISFGAQLSRNDINARFNDEGGECTLNGLFLTEDKQLCDTHTLIDHAKPHCNSHEHYKGILNDKSRGVFNGKVLVRKDAQKTNAFQQNNNIILTKDALVNTKPQLEIFADDVKCSHGATVGQLDADAMFYLKSRGIGDDAGKAILIHAFASDVVQSIKIEAIRNYLEEILTKKFNQ, encoded by the coding sequence ATGAGTCAGATAACTGAATTTAAAGATTGGTTCATATCAAACTTTGCTGAACTCGAAAAAAGCTTAAATGGAGAGAAAGAACATTTTATTCATCAGCTTAGAAAAGAAGCGATTGATAATTTTTCAAAATTAAATTTTCCTAACACAAAAGATGAAGAGTGGAAGTACACTAACATATCGCCTTTACTGAATCATAAATTCATATCTGCTAAGAGAGAAGCGGCAGAAATAAAAATAGATATTTCAAAATTTTTATTCAGCAAAGACGAACATAGCATTATAACTTTTATAAACGGTATTTATTCAAAGAAGAATTCCAAAATAAAAGATCTGCCTTGCGGCGTAGTTGTTGAAAGTTTATCATCGGTTGAAAAATCAAACCCTGAATTGGTGAAAAAGTATTTTGGAAAATTTGCAACAACCAACGACAATATATTTACAGCACTGGGAACCGCTTTTGTAAACGATGGTGTTTTCATTCACATACCTGATAACAAGGTGATTGAAGACATTATTCATATTCTTTATATAACCGATGCAAATGATGACAGCATTGTTGTTCAACCAAGAAACCTGATTATCGCAGGTAAAAATTCACAGGCAACTATAATTGAACATTATCTTTCACTCTCGGATTCGACATATTTTACAAACTCAATTACAGAAGTTATTGTTGATGAAAATGCTTTCATCGATCATATAAAACTCCAGGAAGAAAGTCAAAATGCTTTTCATATTTCAAGGATGGAAGTTGATCTTGAACGCAGCAGCAATTTTACTTCACATGCGATTTCGTTTGGCGCACAGTTATCCAGGAATGACATCAACGCGAGATTTAATGATGAAGGCGGTGAATGTACTTTGAATGGATTATTCCTGACTGAAGACAAACAGCTTTGTGACACTCATACATTGATAGACCATGCTAAACCGCATTGCAACAGTCACGAACATTATAAAGGAATTCTGAACGACAAATCACGCGGAGTCTTTAACGGAAAAGTGCTCGTAAGAAAAGATGCACAGAAGACAAATGCGTTCCAGCAGAACAATAATATCATTCTCACAAAGGATGCATTAGTAAACACAAAACCACAGCTTGAAATTTTCGCTGATGATGTTAAATGCTCACACGGCGCAACCGTTGGTCAGCTTGATGCGGATGCAATGTTCTATCTTAAGTCTCGTGGAATTGGCGACGATGCAGGGAAAGCAATTTTAATTCATGCGTTTGCAAGTGATGTGGTTCAATCAATTAAGATTGAAGCTATAAGAAACTATCTTGAAGAAATTCTTACAAAAAAGTTTAATCAATAA